The window TGCCGCCGTCCCGCACACAGTCCACCCGGAGGTGTTCCTCCGCCCCGGGCGAGCCGACGAACACCGTCTCGTTGGCGTACTCGCTGCGGACGTGGGGGCGGGGCAGCAGATGGTACGAGCCCGGTGCGCCGCCGGTGCGCAACAGCACCAGGCCGTCACCGATGGACAGTTGCCCGAGCCAGCCCTCGGCGACCACCGCCACCGTCAGCGTCGTCGCGTACGGACCGGGGTCCGCGCCGCACCAGCCCAGGAAGGTGCTCCGGACCTGGTGGAAGGCCTCGGTCAGGCGGTCCTTGCGGGCGTGGACCTCCGGGAGGACCGCCCAGGGGGTCGCCACCGTGGCGAACGCGTCCATCGCGAGGGTCACGACCTGCCGGGACCCCTCCTGCGAACAGGAGGCGCTGCCCGCCCCGTCCGCCACCGCCAGCACCAGACCCGTGGGGGTCTGCCGGTGGTCCATGGCGTCCTGGCACGGCAGCCGTTCCTGGAGGTGCCGGTAGCCGATCACACTCGTGCCGTGCACCCGCCAGTCGGCGGCGGCGCTCACGCGGGCACCTGCCCGCCGCCGCGCCGGCTCTTGAGCCGGGCGAAGATCTCCTGGAACTCCGCCTCCGCGGCACCGCCCTGGGCCGCGCGGGCGCTGTGCGACATGGCGGCGAGCAGTTCCTTGAACGGGAACCCGTCCAACCAGGCGTGGTAGTTGGGCGCGAGCTCCTGCAGGACGGCCTCCGCGCCGCTGTGCCGCTCCCCGACGCCCACCGCGAACAGGCGGAAGCGGCGCTCCTCCTCGGCCTTGCGCAGCTCGGGCAGCAGATCGCGGTAGGCGTGCGAGAACTGGCCGCGTTCGTTGCTGGGGAAGCCGTCCGTGACCACGCAGATCTGCGGGCGGTAGTAGGTCAGTCCCGAAGTGCGAAGCCCCGCCTTGTAGTCCGCGACCACCTCCATCGCCAGACGCAGGGCCCGGTCCAGCAGGGTCACCCCGTGGGCGCGCAGCTGGGGCGGGCGGAACTCGTGGGCCGGGACGAACGGACTGTGCGGCCACACCGGCGCGGTCGTGCCGAGCGGGACGTCGCCCTGCCACACCGTGATGTTCTCCGGGCCGCCGAACGTGATCACGGCCACGTCGACCGCCGCGCTGAGGGCCATGTCGTCCACCAGGCTCTCGGCCCACGAGGCCAGCGCCGTGTTGAGGGAGGTGATGGCGCCCTTGGCGGCGAGCGAACTGGAGGCGTCCAGGCAGAGCAACAGCGGCAGCCGTTGGGCGCTGTCGAACTCGAAACCCGTGTAGGGAACGGGGAGCTGGGTCTCTTCGGAACCAGGAATGTGGGTCACGGCTTCTCCGTGGTGCTGTGGGAAGAACAGGACGTCGTGCGAAAGAGAGACGGGGCGGGCGGGGGTCAGCGGAGCGGGCGGGCGTCGAGGACCGGCGGGTCGGACAGTGCTGCCGCGCCTGCGGTGGTGGAAGGGGATGTGGCTGCGGCTGTCGTCGTGACCGTGATGCGTACGGGACTGCCGGGCTGGGGGAACGCGTCGGCCGGACCGTGCCAGTGGGCGCGGCGCAGGACGCCCTCCCACTCGACGTACCCCTGCGGACGCAACCAGGTGACCGCGGTCGCGATCCTGGTGCCCGAACCGAGATAGAGCGTGTCCAGTCCGTCGCCGCCGGCGTCGTCCCGCACCGGGGACGGGGAGACGGCGGGATCGGGGGCGCCGATCGTGGTGGGCGGGGTGTGGGGTTCCGGCTGGTCGGCGGCACGGGTCGGACCGGGACCGGTCGGCCGGGGCGGAGCGTGCTCGTCCGGGCCGGGAGGGCTGTGCGAGCCGGACGGGTCGCCGTGACCGGGCGGCTCGTTCGCGTCGGGGGGCGCCGAAGTCGTAGGCGGCGCGGAGGGATGGGGTCGCATCGGGGCTCTGGGAGACGTCGGAGAATGCGGTGACGTCGCGGGGTGGTGCGATACGGGGGACTGGGGCTGCGCCTCGGGCCCGTGCGGCGCCGAGGACCTTGACGACGGCGATGACCTGGGCGACCTGGGGCGCGGCGGGGTGGCCGTCGGTGAGTGTTCCGGGGGTTCGGTCGGAGCCCGGTGGTCGGGCGGTGCGGCGGACGAGGTGTACGGACTCTCGCGCGAGGGCAGGCCGGGCTGGGTCAGCTCGCCGGAACGGCTTCCGTGCCCGGGGAGACCCGCGGGACCCTTGGCTCCAGCCACCTCCTCGCGCTCGCCGAACCGCCCGGACTCCCGGGGCTGCGAGGACC is drawn from Streptomyces bottropensis ATCC 25435 and contains these coding sequences:
- a CDS encoding PP2C family serine/threonine-protein phosphatase — protein: MSAAADWRVHGTSVIGYRHLQERLPCQDAMDHRQTPTGLVLAVADGAGSASCSQEGSRQVVTLAMDAFATVATPWAVLPEVHARKDRLTEAFHQVRSTFLGWCGADPGPYATTLTVAVVAEGWLGQLSIGDGLVLLRTGGAPGSYHLLPRPHVRSEYANETVFVGSPGAEEHLRVDCVRDGGIDGVLLSTDGLTNALLKRTPAGPPLPHDAFVGHLFARLGDPAYDHAEEERWLSSFLASDQITRVTGDDKTLLWAVRT
- a CDS encoding vWA domain-containing protein, producing the protein MTHIPGSEETQLPVPYTGFEFDSAQRLPLLLCLDASSSLAAKGAITSLNTALASWAESLVDDMALSAAVDVAVITFGGPENITVWQGDVPLGTTAPVWPHSPFVPAHEFRPPQLRAHGVTLLDRALRLAMEVVADYKAGLRTSGLTYYRPQICVVTDGFPSNERGQFSHAYRDLLPELRKAEEERRFRLFAVGVGERHSGAEAVLQELAPNYHAWLDGFPFKELLAAMSHSARAAQGGAAEAEFQEIFARLKSRRGGGQVPA